In Amycolatopsis solani, a single window of DNA contains:
- a CDS encoding acyltransferase family protein has translation MPTSPTPRRISWDLLRVVAVLAVILGHVTHQGALLHPELTGYPFRVTAQFGAAILLVISAFFVCASLRKGNPGRWLWNRIARLVPAYLVAVLLTYVVTRWAAISFSGLPYPPGVTGFLFGVPQGPPSNPSPWYIPTGLDLVTNLGMVQEWGIRSGAFYYLDGSYWTLPVQLMAFTGAALLWPRSWRTHRLTVALLWALILVPLALRFLVFPPGTASPVAETFFYGLGLHRLHVFAIGVAIWLWSRRRLRTWHIALFFAAAVAAQDLQVFPFHVALPQDALRWPSTIGFAVLLLLVCLAARGPDWRFPGLARIAPAVTWLAGISYGLYLVHQELGYILARALLDLGLPGWLRLPVVVGAAVLAGWAVTAGVERPAHRWLTRRRKPEEPQVKDAEPVFVGGGS, from the coding sequence GTGCCCACCTCCCCGACGCCGCGCCGGATCAGCTGGGACCTCCTCCGCGTCGTCGCCGTCCTCGCGGTGATCCTCGGGCACGTCACCCACCAGGGCGCCCTGCTCCACCCCGAGCTCACGGGGTACCCCTTCCGGGTGACAGCGCAGTTCGGTGCGGCGATCCTCCTGGTGATCTCCGCCTTCTTCGTTTGCGCGAGCCTCCGCAAGGGCAATCCGGGCCGGTGGTTGTGGAACCGCATCGCGCGCCTCGTGCCGGCCTACCTGGTCGCCGTCCTGCTGACCTACGTCGTGACGCGGTGGGCCGCCATCTCCTTCAGCGGCCTGCCCTACCCGCCCGGGGTGACCGGGTTCCTGTTCGGCGTGCCGCAGGGCCCGCCGTCGAACCCCTCGCCCTGGTACATCCCGACCGGCCTGGACCTGGTCACCAACCTCGGCATGGTGCAGGAGTGGGGCATCCGCTCGGGCGCGTTCTACTACCTCGACGGCTCCTACTGGACGCTGCCCGTCCAGCTCATGGCCTTCACCGGCGCGGCACTGCTGTGGCCGCGGTCGTGGCGCACCCACCGGCTGACCGTCGCCCTGCTCTGGGCGCTGATCCTGGTGCCGCTCGCGCTGCGCTTCCTGGTCTTCCCGCCGGGGACGGCGAGCCCGGTCGCCGAGACGTTCTTCTACGGGCTGGGCCTGCACCGGCTGCACGTCTTCGCCATCGGCGTCGCCATCTGGCTGTGGTCGCGGCGCCGGCTCCGGACGTGGCACATCGCACTCTTCTTCGCCGCCGCCGTGGCCGCGCAGGACCTGCAGGTCTTCCCGTTCCACGTCGCGCTGCCGCAGGACGCGCTGCGCTGGCCGTCCACGATCGGGTTCGCCGTGCTCCTGCTGCTGGTGTGCCTGGCCGCCCGCGGCCCGGACTGGCGGTTCCCCGGGCTGGCGCGGATCGCCCCGGCCGTCACCTGGCTCGCGGGCATCTCGTATGGTCTTTACCTGGTGCACCAGGAACTGGGCTACATCCTGGCCCGCGCCCTGCTCGACCTCGGCCTCCCCGGCTGGCTGCGGCTCCCCGTGGTCGTCGGCGCCGCCGTCCTGGCCGGCTGGGCGGTCACCGCGGGGGTCGAACGCCCGGCCCACCGGTGGCTCACCAGACGTCGAAAGCCCGAAGAACCGCAGGTCAAGGACGCGGAACCCGTTTTTGTCGGTGGTGGCTCGTAG
- a CDS encoding MBL fold metallo-hydrolase — MNTVDTYTGHVDPGGDATRRTLDELTITKLSVGPMDNNTYLLVCRADNEALLIDAANDPERISDLIGHGPDRPALKTVVTTHQHQDHWQALGAVAGANGANTAAHPLDASPLPVPPDFLVEHGDTLSVGQVTLSVIHLRGHTPGSIALLYRDPAGHPHLFTGDSLFPGGVGRTTSPEDFASLLDDVSSRIFDELPDETWFYPGHGDDSTLGAERAKLEEWRERGW; from the coding sequence GTGAACACCGTGGACACCTACACCGGGCACGTCGACCCGGGCGGCGACGCCACCCGGCGGACGCTGGACGAGCTGACCATCACCAAGCTGTCCGTCGGCCCGATGGACAACAACACGTACCTGCTGGTGTGCCGGGCGGACAACGAAGCCCTGCTCATCGACGCGGCGAACGACCCGGAGCGGATCTCGGACCTGATCGGCCACGGTCCGGACCGCCCGGCGCTGAAGACGGTGGTGACGACCCACCAGCACCAGGACCACTGGCAGGCACTGGGCGCGGTGGCGGGGGCGAACGGCGCCAACACGGCGGCCCACCCGCTGGACGCTTCGCCGTTGCCGGTCCCGCCGGACTTCCTCGTCGAGCACGGCGACACGCTGTCCGTGGGGCAGGTCACCCTTTCGGTGATCCACCTGCGCGGCCACACCCCGGGGTCGATCGCCCTGCTGTACCGCGACCCGGCCGGCCACCCCCACCTGTTCACGGGAGATTCGCTGTTCCCGGGCGGCGTGGGCCGGACGACGTCGCCGGAGGACTTCGCGTCCCTGCTGGACGACGTGTCGTCGCGGATCTTCGACGAGCTGCCGGACGAGACGTGGTTCTACCCGGGCCACGGCGACGACTCGACGCTGGGCGCGGAGCGGGCGAAGCTGGAGGAGTGGCGCGAGCGCGGCTGGTGA